Proteins encoded within one genomic window of Hahella chejuensis KCTC 2396:
- a CDS encoding YhdH/YhfP family quinone oxidoreductase, translating to MSDSKFRALRVLEKGGYFHTEIQEQSLDDLPDNDVLVKVKYSSLNFKDALSAHGHKGVTRQFPHTPGIDAAGVVVESRSPELKPGQEVIVTGYDLGMNTPGGFGEYIRVPVEWCVVKPPNHDLHYFMTLGTAGLTAGLSVDRLSQTVAADDGEVLVTGSTGGVGCLAVALLARLGYDTVALTSKVDHSDLLAKLGARRVLDRSHLEEMPEKALMKETWAGVVDTVGGALFSKILKTVKHSGAATTCGMVAGTELTTSIFPFILRGVTLYGIDSVEISRERKRHIWEKLDSDWALPDLKFLAQDVVLEELPGVIEKIYCGKMLGRAVLRHIDQE from the coding sequence ATGAGCGATAGTAAATTTCGGGCGCTACGCGTGTTGGAAAAAGGGGGATATTTTCACACTGAGATTCAAGAGCAATCTCTGGATGATTTGCCCGATAACGATGTATTGGTGAAAGTGAAGTATTCGTCCTTGAACTTCAAGGACGCGCTATCTGCTCACGGCCATAAAGGCGTAACCCGTCAGTTCCCGCACACCCCGGGCATTGATGCTGCAGGGGTGGTGGTGGAAAGCCGCTCTCCTGAATTGAAACCGGGACAGGAAGTCATTGTGACTGGTTATGATCTGGGTATGAACACGCCGGGCGGGTTTGGCGAATACATTCGCGTGCCCGTGGAATGGTGTGTGGTTAAGCCTCCTAATCACGACTTGCATTACTTTATGACGCTGGGAACCGCTGGACTGACCGCCGGCCTTTCCGTCGATCGCTTAAGCCAGACTGTGGCTGCGGACGATGGTGAGGTGTTGGTGACTGGCTCCACTGGGGGCGTCGGGTGTCTGGCGGTAGCTCTGTTGGCCAGATTGGGTTACGACACTGTGGCGTTGACCAGCAAGGTCGATCACAGTGACCTATTGGCTAAGTTGGGCGCTCGCAGAGTTTTGGACCGCTCCCATCTGGAAGAAATGCCGGAGAAGGCGTTGATGAAAGAAACCTGGGCGGGAGTCGTGGATACCGTTGGAGGCGCGCTATTTTCCAAAATTCTTAAAACGGTGAAACACAGTGGCGCTGCAACCACTTGCGGTATGGTGGCCGGGACTGAGCTCACCACTTCTATTTTTCCTTTCATTTTACGTGGCGTCACGCTTTACGGCATTGATTCCGTGGAAATATCCAGAGAGAGAAAGCGTCATATCTGGGAAAAGCTGGATAGCGACTGGGCGCTGCCGGACCTGAAGTTTCTGGCGCAGGATGTGGTGCTGGAAGAATTGCCCGGCGTCATCGAGAAGATCTATTGCGGCAAGATGCTGGGGCGCGCGGTGCTCCGGCACATCGACCAGGAGTAA
- a CDS encoding cation:proton antiporter, giving the protein MEINIVYSFFLIFSGAAVLASVALFTRQPLILAYIVLGALVGPYGLSLINNFGLLADISEIGIIFLLFLLGLDMQPKALLHVLRKATLVALLSSLVFAAIGYVIAIVFGFTSYEAMIVAIAATFSSTIIGIKLLPTTVLHHRHVGEMVVGLLLVQDLIAIVALLILAAGDEGISVMNLGKTFLALPILIGVTFLAVKYVLLKLFSKFDRFHEYVFLLAIGWCLGVAELAKAMGLSLEIGAFIAGVTIATSPIAQYIAESLKPLRDFFLVLFFFSLGASLNLGLLPNIAIPAILLSLVLLAAKPATFYGLLRTMKEDKKTSWEIGFRLGQISEFSLLIAFLAASKAMIGESASVLIQATAIIMFMLSSYIVVLNFPSPIAISDKLRRD; this is encoded by the coding sequence ATGGAAATTAATATCGTCTACTCATTCTTTCTGATCTTTTCCGGCGCCGCAGTTTTGGCTTCCGTCGCCTTGTTCACGCGACAACCTCTCATCCTCGCTTATATCGTTCTTGGCGCTTTGGTGGGCCCTTACGGACTGAGCCTGATTAACAACTTTGGGCTACTCGCGGACATTTCCGAAATCGGCATCATATTTCTGCTATTCCTGCTTGGCTTGGACATGCAGCCGAAAGCGCTGCTACATGTACTACGCAAGGCGACGCTGGTCGCTCTGCTGAGCTCTTTGGTGTTCGCCGCTATCGGCTATGTGATCGCCATCGTATTTGGCTTCACTTCTTACGAGGCGATGATTGTCGCGATAGCGGCCACTTTCTCCAGTACGATTATCGGCATCAAGTTATTACCGACTACGGTTCTGCACCATCGCCATGTCGGCGAGATGGTGGTCGGTCTGCTGCTGGTTCAGGATTTAATCGCCATTGTGGCCCTATTGATACTGGCCGCCGGCGACGAGGGCATTTCCGTCATGAATCTCGGCAAGACCTTCCTGGCCCTACCGATTCTGATCGGCGTTACATTTCTGGCGGTCAAGTATGTATTGTTGAAGCTGTTCTCCAAGTTCGACCGCTTTCACGAATATGTATTTCTGCTGGCCATCGGCTGGTGCCTCGGCGTAGCGGAGCTGGCGAAAGCCATGGGCCTCTCTCTGGAAATCGGCGCCTTCATCGCCGGCGTCACGATCGCCACCAGCCCCATCGCCCAGTATATCGCCGAGAGCCTGAAACCCCTGCGAGACTTCTTTCTGGTGCTGTTTTTCTTCTCCCTTGGCGCCAGTCTCAACCTTGGACTGTTGCCGAATATCGCTATCCCCGCGATACTGTTGTCACTGGTATTGCTGGCGGCCAAGCCAGCCACTTTCTATGGCTTGCTGCGCACCATGAAAGAGGACAAAAAAACATCCTGGGAAATTGGCTTCAGATTGGGGCAAATCAGTGAGTTTTCGTTGTTGATCGCCTTTTTGGCGGCCAGCAAGGCCATGATTGGAGAATCTGCGTCAGTGTTGATTCAGGCGACGGCGATTATCATGTTCATGTTGTCGTCTTATATTGTCGTGCTGAACTTTCCCAGCCCGATCGCCATTTCTGACAAATTGCGGCGGGATTAA
- a CDS encoding DUF934 domain-containing protein translates to MPNLIKNAAVIADDWAVLDKADAPAEQIVPTGKVIIPLSTWLAQKEQLQTREPAQTGLWLDSDEEPDAISADLEHFNVIAVNFPKFADGRGYSIARILREQLHYTGELRAIGDVLMDQLFYMKRCGFDAFAVRADRDAEKALAGLADFTVTYQASVDQPDPLFRRRMH, encoded by the coding sequence ATGCCAAACCTAATTAAGAACGCGGCGGTTATCGCTGACGATTGGGCTGTTCTGGACAAAGCTGATGCGCCTGCGGAGCAAATCGTTCCAACCGGCAAAGTGATCATTCCTCTGAGCACCTGGCTGGCGCAGAAAGAGCAGTTACAGACGAGAGAGCCGGCACAAACCGGTCTCTGGCTGGATAGCGATGAAGAACCTGATGCAATCAGCGCAGACCTGGAGCATTTCAACGTCATCGCTGTGAACTTTCCAAAGTTCGCCGATGGTCGCGGCTACTCCATCGCACGCATCCTGCGCGAGCAGCTTCACTACACTGGCGAACTGCGCGCAATTGGCGACGTGCTAATGGATCAGCTTTTCTACATGAAGCGCTGCGGCTTTGACGCCTTTGCGGTGAGAGCGGATCGCGACGCGGAAAAAGCCCTGGCGGGCCTGGCGGACTTTACCGTGACCTATCAGGCGTCAGTGGACCAACCGGACCCGCTGTTTCGTCGCAGAATGCACTAA
- a CDS encoding nitrite/sulfite reductase: protein MYRYDDYDRQIIKERVKQFQGQTDRFFAGELSNEEFLPLRLQNGLYVQRLAPMLRICIPYGMLSSTQLRKLSEVTRKYDKGYAHFTTRQNLQLNWPSVEDSPKILAELADVEMHAVQTSGNCIRNTTTDQFAGVTPEEIVDPRPYCEIIRQWSTFHPEFAFLPRKFKIAVNACPDSDRAAIQVHDIGIQIVKNAAGEIGYKVLAGGGLGRTPMIGSVIREYLPELDLLTYLEAILRVYNRYGRRDNKYKARIKILVKAMSPEVFAEKVEAEWERLKDSPTKLTLAEIERIKSFFTEPAYLALEEQPVALTERLAENKFFSNWHHRNVAQHRKPGYAIVTLTLKKLGVPPGNITDKQMDRLAELADQYSFGEMRITHEQNVVLADVEQSKLFELWEAIKSLGFATPNLGTLTDIICCPGGDYCSLANAKSIPVAEAIQERFDNLDYLYDLGDIDLNISGCMNACGHHHVGAIGVLGVDKKGEEWYQVSLGGASGQDASLGQILGPSFAREQMADVIEKILDVYVSSRNDDELFIDTFRRIGITPFKERVYAKPN from the coding sequence ATGTATAGATACGACGATTACGATCGCCAGATCATCAAGGAACGAGTCAAGCAGTTCCAAGGGCAAACGGACCGTTTTTTCGCCGGTGAGCTCAGCAACGAGGAGTTCCTGCCCCTGCGTCTGCAAAACGGGTTATATGTGCAGCGGCTGGCGCCGATGCTGCGCATCTGTATTCCATATGGCATGTTGTCTTCCACTCAATTGCGTAAATTGAGCGAAGTGACGCGCAAGTACGATAAAGGCTACGCCCACTTCACTACCCGGCAGAACCTGCAGTTGAACTGGCCGTCTGTCGAAGACTCTCCTAAGATTCTCGCCGAACTGGCGGATGTGGAGATGCACGCGGTGCAAACCAGCGGCAACTGTATTCGCAACACTACCACCGACCAATTCGCAGGCGTAACGCCGGAAGAGATTGTAGACCCTCGCCCCTATTGCGAGATCATTCGTCAATGGTCCACCTTCCACCCGGAATTCGCATTCCTTCCGCGTAAATTCAAAATCGCCGTCAACGCATGTCCAGACAGCGATCGCGCAGCTATCCAGGTTCACGATATCGGCATTCAGATCGTCAAAAACGCCGCCGGGGAAATTGGCTACAAGGTATTGGCGGGCGGCGGACTGGGCCGGACCCCCATGATCGGCTCCGTTATTCGTGAGTATCTGCCGGAGCTGGACCTGCTGACTTACCTGGAAGCCATCCTGCGGGTATATAACCGTTACGGCCGTCGCGACAACAAATACAAGGCGCGCATCAAAATTCTGGTCAAGGCCATGTCTCCGGAAGTCTTCGCTGAAAAAGTCGAAGCGGAATGGGAACGCTTAAAAGACAGCCCCACCAAGCTGACGCTGGCGGAAATTGAACGCATTAAGTCATTCTTCACAGAACCGGCCTATCTTGCTCTGGAAGAGCAGCCTGTTGCGTTGACCGAGCGTCTGGCGGAAAACAAATTTTTCAGCAACTGGCATCACCGTAATGTCGCCCAGCATAGGAAACCCGGCTACGCCATTGTCACTCTGACCTTGAAAAAGCTGGGAGTTCCTCCCGGCAACATTACGGACAAGCAGATGGACCGTCTGGCGGAACTGGCGGACCAATACAGCTTCGGCGAAATGCGCATCACCCATGAGCAAAACGTGGTGCTGGCCGACGTTGAACAGAGCAAACTGTTCGAGCTGTGGGAAGCCATTAAATCACTTGGTTTCGCCACCCCTAACCTGGGTACGCTGACTGATATTATCTGCTGCCCTGGGGGCGATTACTGCTCTCTCGCGAACGCCAAGTCCATACCGGTGGCGGAGGCGATTCAGGAGCGTTTCGACAACCTGGATTACCTTTACGATCTCGGCGATATCGACCTGAACATCTCCGGCTGCATGAATGCTTGCGGCCACCACCATGTCGGCGCCATCGGCGTCCTGGGCGTGGATAAGAAAGGCGAGGAGTGGTATCAGGTATCCTTGGGCGGCGCCTCTGGACAAGATGCGTCTCTGGGACAAATCCTGGGGCCGTCGTTCGCTCGCGAACAGATGGCGGACGTCATCGAGAAAATTCTTGATGTATATGTCTCCAGCCGCAATGACGACGAACTGTTTATCGACACCTTCCGCCGCATTGGCATCACCCCGTTCAAGGAGCGCGTTTATGCCAAACCTAATTAA
- a CDS encoding DUF2970 domain-containing protein has translation MSNVSEHKEKEQKPSLWQLVVSVLGAAFGVQSSKTRERDFKQADPKAYIIGGIVFGVLFVLTLALIVKLVLSNVT, from the coding sequence ATGAGCAATGTATCCGAGCACAAGGAAAAAGAGCAAAAACCCTCTCTTTGGCAGCTAGTCGTAAGTGTTTTGGGAGCGGCCTTCGGCGTTCAGAGCAGCAAGACCAGGGAGAGAGACTTTAAACAGGCGGACCCCAAGGCCTACATCATAGGCGGGATTGTTTTTGGAGTGTTGTTCGTGTTGACGTTGGCGCTTATCGTTAAGCTGGTGCTGAGCAATGTCACATAA